One part of the Suncus etruscus isolate mSunEtr1 chromosome 2, mSunEtr1.pri.cur, whole genome shotgun sequence genome encodes these proteins:
- the LOC126001291 gene encoding transmembrane protein 126A-like, whose translation MENHKQDNTAKENLIFNIINRKINQLPEAERHLLEYGSTFIGINAAFSGLIANSLFRRILNVTKGCIVSSIPMAVVPFFTADVSYKGFISLPLSTGDLNCETCTIIRGGLVGFILGGLYPVFLAIPVNGGLAARYSSVLLPEKTNILVYWIGISKPVFRKMLFPMWLQTMFTAYLGSILDNINYL comes from the coding sequence ATGGAAAACCATAAACAGGATAATACTGCCAaggaaaacttaatttttaatattataaacagaaaaattaaccAACTTCCAGAAGCAGAAAGGCACCTACTTGAGTATGGATCCACATTCATTGGAATTAATGCTGCTTTCAGTGGTCTAATAGCAAACAGTCTCTTTCGACGCATTTTAAATGTGACCAAAGGATGTATAGTTTCTAGCATACCTATGGCAGTGGTCCCATTTTTTACAGCAGATGTGTCTTACAAAGGTTTTATAAGTTTACCTTTAAGTACAGGTGATTTGAATTGTGAAACCTGTACCATAATTCGTGGAGGGCTGGTTGGTTTTATATTGGGTGGTCTATACCCTGTTTTCTTGGCTATACCTGTAAATGGTGGGCTAGCAGCCAGGTATAGCTCAGTTTTGTTACCTGAAAAAACAAATATCCTAGTTTACTGGATTGGGATTTCCAAGCCTGTCTTTAGAAAGATGCTATTTCCCATGTGGCTTCAAACTATGTTTACAGCCTATCTTGGATCTATTCTAGACAATATAAACTACTTATAA